Proteins from one Anastrepha obliqua isolate idAnaObli1 chromosome 2, idAnaObli1_1.0, whole genome shotgun sequence genomic window:
- the LOC129238342 gene encoding uncharacterized protein LOC129238342, protein MDELIEILIELEGEPSLNVFIESGLTKESLKLLNPSHLDTLIDTSQFGPRVIFEHNLLNWQAQQGIKTQAIHTEACALLANEYRGEESFEAILSKSAGGSQILKYYAQKNPEILLKTSFLTSISFTQDIYYIHKKGKKPGGSLYAK, encoded by the exons ATGGAtgaattaatagaaattttaattgagttGGAAGGCGAACCGTCTTTGAACGTGTTTATTG AAAGCGGTCTAACTAAGGAATCATTGAAGCTCCTAAACCCAAGCCATTTGGATACATTGATCGACACATCGCAGTTTGGACCAAGGGTAATTTTTGAGCATAATCTGCTCAATTGGCAAGCGCAACag GGAATAAAAACACAAGCCATTCACACTGAGGCATGCGCTTTATTGGCAAATGAATATCGTGGCgag GAATCTTTTGAAGCAATACTCAGTAAGTCGGCGGGTGGATCACAAATCCTGAAATACTATGCgcaaaaaaatcctgaaatacTATTAAAAACAAGTTTTCTAACCTCGATTTCATTTACACAGGATATATATTACATTCATAAGAAAGGAAAAAAGCCAGGTGGATCTCTGTATGCTAAGTAA